GGTCAAAATATCAACCAAAGAGTTACTGAAATATTCATCAcaattttctttgccttcttaaATTATGTTAGTCATATTAAAATAGCCATAATGTTAGGAGGTATTGTGAGGCAGAATTCAAACTCTCCTCTCCAACACACACTCCCCAGCCACCAGGGCTCTTATCAGCATTTTGACAAGCTCGTGCCAAGAAATGATGTGCCCCTGACTAAAAATTAGTTATTTAAGAGAGCTGTGAAAAAATTGAGATCTCTCTCTTTAAACGTTTGACCCTGAGGCAGaagggggatggggaagagaggagagagaatatGATAATCGCTTTAGATAACAACCTGAGTCATGGTAATAACAGCCTAGATGCTATCCAAGTGCTTTCAGCAGGAAACAGGCACACCTAGAGAGGCACCTGTGCAGAGCAAGATTAGTTTTAAATGGAAGAAGGACAGAGATATAAATGCACTTTCATCTGAGTGTAGTGGAATGTAAGAAATAGTTGTTTATGTAGAAACTACCTGAAATCCAAGAGCTGCTTCAGATAATGGGATGTGGCTGGTATGTAATTCATATGAGAAACAGGCACACTAAAGAGCTCAAAGTGAAATGGGCATTTATATTtaggcagagaaaataaaataaccattATGTGGGGAAGAAGTGGCTGATGCTATCTTTCCAGAATAAATCAGCTTCTGCAGTGATTATGacctttttataaaataaagtaaaattagtAATGTCAGTCTGACAATACAAAACAAGATCTTTCCTTGAAGGTCAATATGACTGCAGTAAGTGATTTGCTTGGAAGAAAGCTGCCTGAGAACGGAACGGTTTGTAGTTGACTGATAAATATCAAACATGCCCTTCATATGCATGAGCCTGCTTTTGTGTGTTTAAGATTTGTTGTTCTTCTGCACTGCTACTCTCTGAGCACAGCccctggctctggctgcagccccctGACACAGCAGCTGGGGGAGGTTTCCACTCGGGTTCTGGCAGAGCTCTTGGCTCCTGTTGTCCAGCcaccttccctctctcctgcttcaGTTCTGAGAAAGGGGACGTGGTGGCCAGGTGTTGCTCACGTGTCTGGGGGGGAAATGAACATTGGGATTTCTGAGTAAGAGACgataaaatgctgttttgcttGCGCAGGATGAGGTCTGTGGAGTGGGGAAGAGTTGAGTGCAAGAATCGATTGCATCCTCTGATAAAGGAGTCAGATCTTTCAGCAAGGGTATTGATTTACGCATTCAACTCTGCAAGTTGTTTTCCACTACATCTTTTGGAACTAAAACTCAGTGATGTGAATGCCAATAGGCATGAACAAAAGCCTCGTATATTGAAAAGCCTGAATCTGTATCTGTAGAATAAAAACTGTTACActtccttgctttttctctcctctgcaaGTCATTTTCCAGGTTGTTGTTAATGGATTTTGCATGCAGAATGTATGTGTGTGCCTATGCATTACCATGATTGctattttcctctaaaaataggtttttttgtATATGTAAATAGCATTTGATCACAGTCTAGAAATATTGCATGCCAGAAATTGTCTGTCTTGAAATCCTGAATAATAGTATTTGGGTAGGCTGTTATGGCAACAGAGACACACCCTCTGGATTCGAGCATCACAGGTTCTCATGGCAACTTTTTTTGTATACCTGCACATGCAGGAAAATATGCTGAGCTATCCTAGTAATCtctggaaaaacagcagcagtagAATAAACTGATATGTTTATCACCTTACATTTGTTTTTGAAATATACATAAAAACCTgccttaaatttaaaaaaaaaaaaaaaaatagaaaaaaagaaaaagcacacaaaagccaaaacaaaactgtgGAAACAATAACATAAAATCATTTTATGAACATTTACTATAAATTAGTATTTATATTATACTGACAGAGCTTCAACCAATGGTGGATTGGCATTGTCAATACATTTTACATTATGAACACAGAGTAGGTACCAACCCTTGCCATGAGGCAGCTCtgcttatttgttttttcttcttttttaagacTTGGTGAAATTTTACCAAATAGGACCTTCTATCAGAAATACATCAGGTTCAAATGATCTTGACCTATGACACAACAATCCTAGCAAAAGAAGTGTTCAGCCATGCTGTTGAGCCCtccatttcagcttttcctctgcattCCAGGGCACTGATCACATTAATCCAATGGACTTTGGAGTAACCGTTTTTCTTTAAAGTGCAATTCTTTTAACAAAGCTGaattctccttcctcttctctatTTATTACCACCACTGTCCCCACATGTCCCTTCCACAGCGTTAGGTGTGTAAGTACCTGGTAAAAGTGGTGTCTGTCTGTGATCACAGGTCCCCAGTGCTCATTGTGAGGGTTCAAGTCAGTGCAAACCACAGAGGTTTACACACACACTCCTGAGGATGATGTCTGTTTGGAAACAGAGCTCGTCCTTCACAAAAAGTGGTGGAAACTCTTGAACAGGAAGACACCAATTAAATAATTAGGGTTAGCATAGAAAGAACAGCAAAGTGTCTATCCCTCAATATCTTTAAGAACAAATTATAAAACCTTCTGGGAAGGATGTCCTAAGTAAAGCCCTTAAGGGCAGGGAGGTGAACTAGATGGCATcctaaattctgtatttctgtggcTGTGCCATCACTGTGCTTGCTTGTCCTTGCATGAGTGCCAGCCTGCACAAGCACAGACCCAGGGTAGGATGGCAGATGCCAGAGAGAGGAAATTTGAAATGATGCACTAAgtatgaaagaagaaaacaaacacctgAGCATGTGGAAGAGCTTCACCTGCTCCTAGTCATTTTTCTATGAAACTTTTTTAATGTCTGAGGTTCActaaaaacacttaaaaaaaaaaaaaaaacaaacaacttaCTGGTCCACAATAGGAGCTGCACAGGACAGGAGTACCTGTAGTTTTCCTTATTTAATGTGTACtcaaaggttttatttaagTGGTGGATGgtaaacacatttttattaagaAGTATCTTAAACTAAAAACTGACTTTGAAAAATATACAAACTTTCTAACATTCAAACACTAAGCATTAATGTGACTATATTGGGAAATATGCAGAGTAGGTGTGCTCATTTCTGAGGAAATCTTCCCACTGGCAATTTGTAAGAAGCGGCTAATGACAATGTCTTTGGCTTTGACAGCCTCCATGTTCCTTTCCCGTGATATCTGCATGCTGATTTGATCCACGTTAGTCATGATTAGCTCCGAGGCCAGGATCTGGGTGGGGGATGccctgtttgctgtgctgtcCATGATGTACTGCTTGTACAGTTCCACCAGCTTCTGCTCAAGGTAGTCGTTCAGGGCGGAGTCggagaggggctgcaggtggggcCCTAAGCTCGTCAGCCGCCAGCACGAGGAGTAGCCTTGGACTGGCCTGCGGACAGTGTCACTTGGGGGGGGAGCCTTCACAGACTCCATGGCGGGAGGAATCTCTGAGGACTCCAAGAAGGGGCCTATGCCGCTGTCACAAGCAAAATCTGTTGTGACTGAGCTAATTGGCACCACATAGTCCCCAGCTATATGCAAATCGTTGTAATTCTTACAAATGCTCTTGCAGGAAGGTGGAACCAGGTAGGTGACCTTTTTCATCAGCTCGTCGCAGACATGTGTAGCTGGAGGTGGCTGCCCTGTGGGTGTTGGGTGCTGGACAGGCTGTGGGAGATTAtccttctgccttctgctgtgCTTGCTACCTCTAGAGCAGACTGAGGAAATGCACTTGCCAGCAGATCTGCATCTCTGAAGGAGGCTTTTTCCTTGTGCTTCGCACGTGGAAGAATAATTAATGGACCTCATTTCATACACCCCTTCATCAGGCAAACTCTTGTAGGGTGCAGGGTTCAGGTCTTCACAAAAGTAGGTGATTCTATGAAGATAACCTTCTGACAGCATCCTTCTCCAAAGGAAAGGAATCAccagcagacagaaaaatgatAAGAAGAAGTTAATTACAAACAGTTCATTTTAAACTCACTGAGCTGTGATTACACTCACCAGTCTGTTACTGGCTGCAAAGAGAAGTCTCCGATTTGGACATGAACAAGAGTGTCTCTGCCTTGCTAGAGGACTTGAGTCAGTGAGTGAAGTGATCAGCCAGTCTCCCTGTTGTGCTATTAACTCAATCTCATCAATCATATTCTGTATAAAATAAGATGTGGCAAATCCAATGCATCCAATGGCAAGTGAGTTATGGCGAGAAGACAAGAAGTCTTTTGTTGTGGAACAGCTGCTGTAATAGCTTACACTTAAATATATCTAATTTTGCTCTGGAATTCAATAAGAAGCCAGGGGCTTCCCCCTTTTCTCATACGCTTTTAAGAAGCCAGGGGTTTCCCCCTTTTTCTCATATGATTTGAAGCAACTTTTGTTGTGTATGGCTTGTCAGCTGCCTCTGAACTATGATGATTTAAGATTCATGTTGAGAGTATCACCCCTTCTGTTCCAGACTAGTCAACAGCTGTAGGTGTGGttccttttcattaaaaaatctCAGACCATTAAATTTGCACTTTGCACTTCTGCGTTGCAATCAGGATGGAATTAATTGTCTCCAACTTTTAGACATGAAAATGTCagtggaaaaagcaaaatattttggaggcaTGATTCATCTGGCCTGGTTTAGACAcctaaaacaaaatgaaattaattgtgCCCTAGATTTGCTTACCACTCTCCAGCTGCTATAAAAGGATCTTAAACTAGATCCTAGATGTAGATATCTGCAGGGTACTTTTGAAGAGACAGATTTCAGTGCAATGCATAGGAAAGTGCACACTTCAGAAGTACTCCAGATCACTCTTTCACTGTGGGATTAGTCGTACCACAGCTCTGGAATCAGTTTTCATTGCATTTCTGCAAAGGCACAATCAAGTTCCAGCAGTCACTAACTCTCTCCACTCTCTGAGCAGGCAGCTCAGACCCAAAAGCTGCACAGACATGTTAGTAATTAAAGACAGGACTTGCTAGCAAGGACATACATGCATCTGCACATCAGTAAATTTCTGCCCAAGTTTTAGCAGCTCCACTATCACCGAAATTGTTTTAAGACcacctctctttttttttttttttttgtaacagatGTCAAGGATACAATCAATGGGAAAGATGTTCTAAATAAATTGTTTAGtccagcaaagaaaaagcagatttaaagtgaaaataaattaaaattaaaattatttatgtaataCAAATTGTCTTTTCCAAGAGTGAAGGGACTCTCATTTCTTAGTAAAGCTTTTCATGTGCCACAGTCGCTAGTGAAAAATGCTACAACAATAATTGTTGGCTAAATCCTGTCTAAGCATGGAGATAGACTTTCCACAGACGTTAAGAAGGAGACAGTGTGAGAAAACACTTTCCTTGAGGAAAGGGAATCACTTCCACACCATGAAGAAGAAGGTTGAAGGGCAAATAACCTTCCTTCAGGCAGAAATATTAATGGGAATTAGATGTGTCCAAACACATCTTGGTGTTTGGCCTTGCTGACCCTGGATTCTCTTTGTTGCTGGCAGTTGTGTGAGATTTCTCACAGGCAgtaacatttaattaaaagtgaCCTATTtacacagaagggaaaaaaataatgtttgggGCTTGGCAGTCCTTGCAGTATGCTGCTGTTGTCTCACTTTAGGTTTTAGCTTTGATTAAGATGCCCCCACAGAAATCTTAGCCAAATGCTAGAGCTGCTCAGGTTGTCAactctctcttctgcttctgttcCCCTCTTTTGCAAAGGCTGTTCCCTTCCCCCAGCAATCTATGGTCCAGATGTCTTTATTGCAAAGTCACTACTGACTGTGACTAGCTTGAATCTGGAACTGTTATACATTTATTCACACGTTATTTTTAACGTGGATTCAGAGAAATGAGTGGAAATGTAACTTATGAACTGTCCACTGCTCAACCAACGTAGGCAAAGGCAGTTGTCTTTGGGCAGCACATGACACTTTGGTCTTTCCTGCTCCCCAGATGTGAGTTGTTTCTGCCATAAGGTGCTACATGAGGGAAATGAAACTGCTGGTTTCATTTCTTTGCAGTGCATTCTGTTATGCTTATTTTAAGAGTGTTGGGGCACGCTGTCTGAgacagaagtggaaaaaaaagaactggcAAATTCAAAAATATTAGGGTCTCATTGTGCTCAGAGTTGTGTGTTCTGCTGAATGACTTACAAGCTTACCCTCTGaagctggaaaaggctgccACACTAAtctggcttttcccagctctaCAAGGAAATCTGACTGAAGTTTTGATAGGCAGTGTTGAGAGCATGAATACAAAAGGGAGGCACATGTATCTGTAGTGTCTCTTGTCCTAGTACTTAATATAATATATACCTCTGTCAAGTTATTATCCCGTCATTCCAAGTCATGCAACTGTGTCACctttaatttttgcattttaaatctgATAAGGATTGCAGTTCTCATTAATTCTGCTTTCTCGTGCCTCTTCACTTAATCCCCTCTCTGTGCCACAGACACACATACACCACGATTCCAAGGGCACAGGGATTATATCTAATATCTTTTAATATTTGGGTTTCTTGCTCCTCAAATCCAGATTTCACTTTCACCTGCCTGAAAATAATTGCATAACTTTTTGTTGCACAAGGAAAACCAGTCCTTTTTACAATTCTGATCTGGCACATTTTGCATGTGAGGTGAACAAAGACACTTTCCTTGTTTAGCTACTGCCCTGGCAATGGGCACTGACTACGTTGTCTAAGCCTAGTGGAGATAGAGGGAGAAAACTGTCTGGTTTACACTGTCTTTTCTATCTGACATAGTCTTTATTACTGTCAGATGATCTTAAAACTCATATGTCTTGCCTGAGGTTTTTGTTCAGttcttcagcagaagaaaagcctgAAGGCAGGATGAATGTTTAAAGTCACATGGAGAATCCAGGGGTATTACCAGTGTGTGGCAGCAAATTTGCTAGGTTGTAATGCTCATACACAGTGCCAGTGTTTGCATAAAGACCTCAGATTACAGtctgagagcaggaaaacagaatggGAGTTCTTGGTCCAGGATAAGCAAAACACTTATGGAAAGCCTGAGAAGTGAACACAAAGAGATAGAAATTGTGTCCTGTTCAAAAACCTGAGCAAGATGAAAAGTTGCTAGAAAGAATGGAAACTACATGGTGCTAGCTGCGATCGCAGTTCCGTGGGGAAAGGGACATTCTTCTGCATTTCAAAAGGAGGGGATGGAAACTGACAGAAGAGACAATCTGTGTTGGATGTGTCTGACTTTCAGTTCCCTGAGCAGGGCTCTGACTGGCATTAAAGTTGTGCTGCTGGGGACTGGAACTTGAGTCTTACCACAGGGTATACCTTGAGTTCTATCTGATTTACTAGATGGGATCCCAGATGACAGTCTCCCTGTCTCGAGGGCACTCAAATCCTATAGATCCATccataatattttttccctattttaagagacattttttccaggctgtggagATACAGACAGATCCCCCCCGTGAGGTGTGGGATCTACCTGAGATTGCCAGACACACATGCAGGAGTCCTGGCAAGCAGGATAGTCTGTACAGCAAGCTTACAAGTATTGCAGGACCCATATCTCACCTTCCCCTGGGGCTGGTGTGGAACAGCTCCCAGGAAGCCTCAGGACAGTCAGAGTGGGGAAACCAGGATAGTGAAGTATATGAGTATAATGAGCTGTGCACATGGGTAAGTAGAGGCTCTCTTTCATGCCTGAAACCTACAGATCTTTGGTATCTGAACCTCATTTGGCTTGGGTACAGATAATGCTGATGACACCAAACTGTGGTGAGATGGACATATGTTACAGGGACACCTGCACAGGCTGGAAAGTGGGCCAGCAATAACAGCATCAGGTTTAACAAAGGCAAGTGGCAACTCTGCACTGGGATGACACAACCAAAGAGCCCAGCACAGGACCTGTGTGCCTGGGGAGTCCTGCTGAGATGGACCTGGGGGCCCTGGTGCACAGCAAGGTGaccctgagccagcagtgcagtgctgcagtAATGAGGAAAATCAgatcctgggctgcacccaCAGGGGCACGGCTGGCTGAGATAGAGACGGGATCTTCCCACTCAGCATTTGTCAAGCTGCCCCTGGAGCATCTATTCTGGTccccaaaatataaaaaaaggtGTGGACAGACTGGAGAGGGTCCAATGGAGGGCCAAGAAGATGATCAAAGGGCTGGAATATCTGCCTTGTGAGGAAAGTTTGAAGGAGTTAGGACTCTTCTGCCCAGAGAAAAGAAGACTGGGGGAAGGGGACAGCTCATCACAGTATTCCAGTATTTGCAGCTGCAAAGAAGACAGAGGCTCTCTCTTCAAAAGCGGCCACATGGAGAAGACAAGTGGCAATGAGCACAAGTTGCATTGGAATAGAATCACTTcggttggaaaaggcctctaagatcatcaagtccaacccttaatccagcaccaccatgttcactgctaaaccatgtccccaagtgccacatccacatgatTTTTAATGCTCCCAGGCATAAGAGGGAAGAGGTTTCATATCAATATGAGAAGGcaattttttacagtgagaaCAAATAATGACTGGAACAACTTCCCCAGAGACATGGTAGAGTCCCCTTCACTATTTTCAAGGTGGGATTGGACAAGGTTCTACATAATCTCTACATAATCTCTACATAATCTCAAGCTTCCTTTCCCATGAAAGGTTGGATCAGATGATATTTTGAGGTCCCGTCCAATTTATGCTGCTCTCTGACTATGATTCTACAAgagcagtggctgctgtttgATGTAAGAGTGGCTCACTTtgcccacagcagaggagaagaTGAATAGCCAGGGGGTGGTTTTGTGCAAGCATCCGAATGTTGCCCACTACGTGTCacttcctctccctgctgctgctgctgcggctcTGGAAGATctggtgcctgcagagctgcaccaTGAGGCTCTTTCAGCAATCACTGTGAGCCAAACCATTCTTGTTCCCTCCTCACAGCTCTCTTCACTCTGATCTTTTGGTCTTTCTACAGGAGAAAACATAAGCCCTGCTCATCTTCTTTATTCACATGTCGACAGTTGAAGATATGCAGAAAACCTAGGAGTTCCTCACCCATGGGGGAATGTGGGCTGGTTTGAGGGGAACAAGTAGGTTTGAGATGATAATAATCCTGTATATCAAGAGTAGGAGGGAATCTCCTGAAAGTACAGGCTAAAGGAAGCTAGAGAGGAGAGACATCTTCCCCAAGAAGTCTACTATACTGTTGAATGCTCTTGTTATACAAGTGCCTACTCAGTTTTGATCATGCTAAATGGATGACAATGAGCTTCAGGAGCATTCAGCTTCTTTCATTTAGAAACACATTCTCAGTGTATTTTTGAATGCTGTTGTATCTCTAAGTTGAGTTTGTGGGGACATGCTTCcataaaaatacaatgaaaactGTATATTTGTAAATATAGCTTTGTGAACTCTGGAAGTTTCCCATCCAAGTTAGTTAGAAACTTCATAGAGACCAAGCCTGGTTCATTTTCCATACCTTTCTTCATCATCTACACCTAGACAAAGTTGGTTTAGGACCCCATCAATCTTGTTCAATAGCATTTTGCATCGCATATCCACAGCTGTAAACAACAGCTTGAAATCTGAGGCAGGAATGAATCAGGCTCCATATTCACAAGGAAGACTTGGCTACACAATATTTCTACCCtgtgcttttattattttcttcctgggGTGGAAATAATTTCATGTCTCTGGAtgtctgtgtttattttaatgagtTGTTAGCTGTTACGACTGAACTACATGtattacagtattttatatCTAAGCATTTGAAGTAAAGGGGCAATAAATCCACGGGAACTCTTACTGAAGAGAATACAGTTTCTAGAAATGAAAAGACTAAAGGGTAAAtcaagaaagacagaaaaggctGAAGGTGTCTCCCAGAAGGAGTGATGGAAATGGTCCACAAAAAGGCATTGAAATGTTAGTCACATTTGCTGTAGAGCATGAaaaagaggggagaggaggaatgTTGTGCATGTACACCCATGTTGAGCTGAGAATTTCCAGCAAACCAGGAAATTCACTGAAAATTGGGAAAATGTAGTTATAAGGTTtctttgtttataatttttaactTCATCGTGCTTTCAGAGAAGTCTCATCTTTCtttctatgatttttctttttaatatatgatGCCCATATTCATCTATTTTGGTgcctatttttatttataatctaCAAATAGAGTACTCCAGTTGGAGGACTTTACTTAGTACAGTAACATGCACAGAAATTTCAATAACAATATCTTAATTATGATAAATGCAACACAGCTAGTAAGACTCACTTTAAAAATAGTCTGAAAAGCCTGTTTAGTCTGATTTTATGAAAGTCTTTAGAAATATCAGAggagaaattttatttgttttcattttgaagtcTCATTGCAACCACAGTTGGTCATTTTTGTGAAGATGGCATCTCGGAAATGTTCTCATCACTTCTTAAGGCAGCAGAAACTGCCTGTGGACAGCGGCTGAGACTCTGCAAACACGtgcatttaaaacagaaaaagtgcaTCTTCATTTTACCAGCTATCAGCTGTGGTCCCACAAAACAGAACCAAGACACTTTGATAAgcaaaagcaacattttcatACATTTCTATAATGTGCAGTATATTTTAGTTCTTACCTCCAAAGATCCAGCAGCTGACCAGGTACAGAAAAATTGATGTCTTCTTACTAGTTTGAAGCTTCCTGTGAGTCTGTCCTACCCCAAAATGCAatgctctgtttttatttcctttttaattgcACTTCTAAGATAACATCTGTTTTACTTCTAATCCTCTAGAGCAAAGAAGTATAGAAAGAAAGTCCCTTAGGAGATGGGGGGGTTTTATAACTGGCTGAACTGCAACACACTGAACTTGCTTCCTCTTTTATGTCCAAATGAAACTTCATTGTGAAACTGTGTACTGCTAAAATAACTGATTGCACCACACTCAGTCCAGGCAGATGGACTGTTGTAAGAAAAACTCTGTTGGGTCAAATACTCAAAACAATCTTAGAGAAACAGTTCATCTGCTGGCAGCTTACAGTGCACCCCATTGCAGCCACTATCCATCCCTCTCCTTTTAGCTGACACAGTGAGACATTTTGACATGTCAAGACTGCCATGCCAAATAAGTTAGAAGAGTGAGGTGCCAAAGCAGAAATGCATTGCACAGCAGGCCTACTTTGCTGTCTGCGGACCATTGCACATATAATTTTCCAccaaacagcacagcacagctccttcaTTAGGCTTTGCTTTGACAAACTTGGAAACACTTGCCAGGACAAAAGTTAGACCTGAAAGTTAGGCCTTGTCTGTTTTAGCACTCAGTACCATACCCAGGCAGTTTGTCTTAGCAGGGGCAGTGGATGAAAATACCTGGAGCAAGCAGGAATTCATCCTCCGAGTGTGAGGTGTGCCAACAGTGAATCTGGCTTTGAGATTGGTGTTGGAGTGTTCCTTAAGGGGCAGAAGACAAATACTGTTTGAAACACATAACCAGACTGGTTGAATTTATTCCAATCAGACATACGGAATTTGCTTTTAAAGGCATCATTATGCATCCATACATTGCAATAATAAGAGAAATATACCAGAAATATATTCTA
This Corvus moneduloides isolate bCorMon1 chromosome 2, bCorMon1.pri, whole genome shotgun sequence DNA region includes the following protein-coding sequences:
- the C2HXorf21 gene encoding protein CXorf21 homolog, giving the protein MLSEGYLHRITYFCEDLNPAPYKSLPDEGVYEMRSINYSSTCEAQGKSLLQRCRSAGKCISSVCSRGSKHSRRQKDNLPQPVQHPTPTGQPPPATHVCDELMKKVTYLVPPSCKSICKNYNDLHIAGDYVVPISSVTTDFACDSGIGPFLESSEIPPAMESVKAPPPSDTVRRPVQGYSSCWRLTSLGPHLQPLSDSALNDYLEQKLVELYKQYIMDSTANRASPTQILASELIMTNVDQISMQISRERNMEAVKAKDIVISRFLQIASGKISSEMSTPTLHISQYSHINA